The Saprospiraceae bacterium sequence TCACATTAAATGTTCTGATGGTAATTTGTTCTCTTGCTATCTCTTTCAGAGAGTCTCTTTTAGTGCTGTTTTCGATAAGGTTTAACTTTTCTCCTACTTCTAAATCCTGATCAAACGGATCAAACTGCGGTGTGATATAAGTCTTCTGAAGTTGTGCATACACAGGAGCGGATATCTTTAGCGCTGGTGGCAAAAGTTTACCGGCATCAATATTGGCTGCGATGTCAAATTGAAATGTTTCTTCCCTGTTTCGTTCCATCAGCCTTTTGTCCAATGCTCCAAAACCTATGCTGGAATAGTTGGCAGAAAAATTGAGCTCTCCAAGGTCGGCCATTTGCAATTGTACCTTACCTATTGCTGCTCCACCACCGGATTCATTGAATCCGGTCACCCGCAGTTCATTGATCCATACTTCTCCATTATATTCTGAATTTGATTCAAGGTTTTTTAAGGCCACCTGAAAAACTTTTACAGCTCCCAGTGAGGGATTGCCAATCATCCTGATCTTATCACCTTTCTCAGGATTGATGATCATCTCTACAGTATCTCTGACATGGATGTTGTTTTTTATTCTAAACCTTTTCAATTCTAAAAGGCTATCCAAAGGTATATTGATGTAATTTTTATCAGGCCATATATTGTCCTGTGTTTGCACACCTGATTTTGACATAGTGAGCGGCAGGATATACTCATAATAGTTATTGGCTCCTTTTGTTTTTACGTTGGTGTTGTTGCTATTGTCAAAATCTTTTCCCAATCTCAGAACAATAGCTAACTTTCCATCTTCAATCTTTGGACCTTCAGGGGCTGATTCAGCGTGAACAAACATTTGTAATCTTTTGTATTGAACCAGATTGACATTGGCGAGCTTAGTCATACTCAACTCGCAGTCATCAGGAAAATTTTTAAATTTCATCACCATAGACCTTTCGTCCTGAAGCAAATTGGCAAATGTACTGAATGCCTGTGTTCTGACTACACCTTTTGGAGTGACATAATTAAAGGGTAATTTTCCTGAGTTTTCTTCAATACCCACGTCATCGATACTAAACTCAGTGGGATTTGGGCCATCGGTTTTACACACAGATAGCTGTTTACGCCACTGACTTCTCTGCAACTGAAAGTCTGCAAGCCTGAATGTTTTGGGAGATTTGAAATTAGTGAGATACAATCTCATAAACTGAATGGCTCTGAAGCCGGAAATGCCATTGACTGCAATGCCTTCATTGATAGGTACCTGAAATCTATACCATTTTTCTACATTACCGTTGGGCGCTGTCACTAAAGTAGTTTGTCTGTAATGATTACCAAGAATCGTTGTGTCCAGTTCATTGCTCCCTCTAAGTTTTTTTATCTTGATTTTATACTCATAAAAAGCCTCCGTTTGGTCAAGGGATTTGTTATTGTTGATATCTTCTGTATCCGGAAATCTGTTACCTCGAATAAATTCATTACTATTGCTGTTGTCCAATGGAGCATTTCCCTCTGCACCATTAAAAAACTTCATTCTGTTGAGAAGACTTGGTTCATTTCTTAATGACTCATCATTAAAAAATATGAAGTTATCATTTGCAGGGTCTTTTGCTACCGACTCCAGCGTATTGACATTATTGGCCGTCAACCAGGATTCAAACTGCTTCAACTCTCCTGCGTCATTCAAGCCATCAAATCCTAAGTCCTGGGCTTTTCCTTCATTGAGATCAAAGCCATTGACCATAGGTATACTCACAGTCGCCTTTCCAAATCTGGTACCAGTCACAGGTACTCTGCGCTGGGTAGTGGGTAGCGCATTTTCAAAATAAAGAAAATTATCTTTGATGATGTCTTCTGAAATGCTCCCCAGATTAAATATAATTTCTCCTTCTTCATTATCTGCATGACTTGTTCCATCCTGTCTGTCCATAAAAGGATTGAGCATCCAAAATTCTATGCTCTCGTAGTTGGCAGCTTCAAAATCCGAATTTTGGAAATATCTCATGATACCGCCCCATCTTGTTTCTGGTCTGTTGAGTACAATATTGTTGTTTCTGATTGAAAAACCATTACTCACACCAAAAATTCCGTTTCTATTGTCAAAATTGTAAGGACCACGCTCCTCAGGATAATAACTCAGATCAAATGTGAATAATTGCTGCTGACCCGGCTGTACCTGTCTGTTGGTAAACAGCTCAGTCTGTTGAATTATCCTTGTATATGGATTGGTATTGTCCTGATTGGTACGATTGGTTCCCAGATCCATCACGTACCAGTTGAGTTTGGCTCTATTGGCTCCATAAGCCAGATCATTATCCAGGTTTGCTTCTCTGAATTGATTGATAGACAGCGCAGTAGCAGAAGGCGTGCTGGAGAGTGACCATTGATTAAAGTTAAATCCACCAAGATTGAGGTTGGTAATAGCACCTTCAAAATCATCTATATTGGCTATACCTGTATTGTCAAAAGGGGTATTAATGGCTTTAGAGTGACCGGGTTTAATATATGCGGCTTCTGCAGTGATATTGATGTTGGATTTTTCTTTTGTGCTATAAAAGGGAAGTTTATCTATGAGTTTTGTTACTATAGGTACTTCGTCACTGTAATTGAAGTCAATTCCAAAAATTCGGTTATTGATGGGATCATCTCCGACGTTGACTTTTTGCGTAAATGGCCTTTCATATAGTCTCAGGTAAGTCATACCAAAGCTGGATTTTTTATTGATCTGGTAGTCATATCTCAACCCAAGCATATTTTTTTGTTGGAGACTGAAGAGTGAGTTGTCTTCAAACCGCACATCTATGGGTGTACCCTGAGCCAGATATGTGGGATTGATGATCCGCAGTCGACCGAGAGAATAATCTATTTCATAATCCTGACCTTCCACAAGTTGTTTTCCGCCTGCAGACACACGCACTGAACCCTGCGGTACAAATGGCCCAAGTGGAATTTCACCATTATTGGATGAGGACTTCACCCTTCCGTTCATACGAAATTTGTTTTTCGTCAGGTTTTGGGCAGCAATACTGATGGTAGTATCATATAGTTCCTGATACTTATATTTGATCTGAAGCAACTCTTCATCAACACCAGTGATGGGTTTGCCAAGGGCCTTTTCAAAATTCTTTATGCTCAAATGGTCACCAAATGGCTCCAAAATAGGTAGCACTATGCTTCCGCTGCGCTCGATCACAGTGACACCAGGGATATAATCAAATATACCATCCGGCTGAGGATCACCAAATCTGTTGAGCCTGTCGAGATTAAAAAACTGTAACAAAGGTAGCCTGTTCAGGTCTCTTTCAGGCAGATATTTTTTAATAGAGCCGTCATTGAAGTCGTCTTCATAAAATACATCGAATTCAAAATCCTGCTGATTGACTTGGTTGGTCCGCAAGTTATATACGTTTTTCATCATGAGGTCCCACATGGGAGATGTAGTCACCTGATTGGTGGACTTGAGCAACTTGACAAAAAATACTTTTGGTGGCTCCACTCTGGTCGTATCTGTCTGACTGCCCGGTTGAGTGGAAGTGGCTGAAAGCTGACCTACCTGATATAAGGTATCACAATTGGATGTATAGTAGTAATTGTAGGCTACGCCGAGCACCTGATTGGGTCTCAATCGGATATTTAGCGAGAGTGTACCCAATTTGGGATGATAAGTAAATTCAGAAGGAGAAAGTCTTCTGCCTCTGAATACTTCAAAATCCCTGGTTCGCTTCAGTCCGAAGGCAGGTCCGATCAATTGTTTGGCCACTTCATCGATATCTACGATGTCCTTACTCTTTATTATTTTATCGTAGATAGTATTGGCCTGATTTCTGGGTAGGCACAATCCATTGTCATCTTTGGCCTGACAATTGGCTGGGTTGAATGCCGGTACAGAGCTAAATTTTGTTATATCCGGTTCCCCCATGTCTGCAATGGCAGTCACCATCGTGGAATTGTCCTGGTACTCAGGTCTGTCATCTGAAATCCATACTTCAATCTGTGCTATCTGATGTGGTGTGCCTATGTAAGGCATATTGGACAAGTTTCTTTCATACGTTGCTCTGTTGTAGTGTGAGAGAAAAAAATGTCTGTTTTCATCATATTCATTGGGCGTAATGGAAAATTCCTGGACGGACACACCATTTTCGACCCGGATATTATTGGCTTTGGAGCGTTGCTGGGACGCCAGAATTGTAAACCTTGATCTTCCGAACTGAAGTTCTGTTTTCAATCCGAAAAGACTCTGGGCACCTTGTATCAATGTACCTCTCAGAGGAAGGCTGACGTTACCAGCTTCAATTTTTTTGATGATATCATCCTCAGAAAATGCATCCGAGTCGAAAGCAAACTTTATTTGACGGTCAAAGTCGAACGTCGACTGGGTATCATAA is a genomic window containing:
- the sprA gene encoding cell surface protein SprA, which gives rise to MPSRILPDPYTDNSLIVSAPTDTIPFSDRKGDFITDKQNNPFDITTKEIEQKVEYDPKTGNYVILEKVGDQYYRTPTFMTFEEYMDYIAKEQEKKYFNTLAGIKSDKKTKTGKINPMDKIDLKNSLIDRLFGGTEVNIKPQGSVDLSIGWLYSRRDDPQLPIRAQRQSQPDFPTPLIRMNVDGKIGKKLDLGFNYDTQSTFDFDRQIKFAFDSDAFSEDDIIKKIEAGNVSLPLRGTLIQGAQSLFGLKTELQFGRSRFTILASQQRSKANNIRVENGVSVQEFSITPNEYDENRHFFLSHYNRATYERNLSNMPYIGTPHQIAQIEVWISDDRPEYQDNSTMVTAIADMGEPDITKFSSVPAFNPANCQAKDDNGLCLPRNQANTIYDKIIKSKDIVDIDEVAKQLIGPAFGLKRTRDFEVFRGRRLSPSEFTYHPKLGTLSLNIRLRPNQVLGVAYNYYYTSNCDTLYQVGQLSATSTQPGSQTDTTRVEPPKVFFVKLLKSTNQVTTSPMWDLMMKNVYNLRTNQVNQQDFEFDVFYEDDFNDGSIKKYLPERDLNRLPLLQFFNLDRLNRFGDPQPDGIFDYIPGVTVIERSGSIVLPILEPFGDHLSIKNFEKALGKPITGVDEELLQIKYKYQELYDTTISIAAQNLTKNKFRMNGRVKSSSNNGEIPLGPFVPQGSVRVSAGGKQLVEGQDYEIDYSLGRLRIINPTYLAQGTPIDVRFEDNSLFSLQQKNMLGLRYDYQINKKSSFGMTYLRLYERPFTQKVNVGDDPINNRIFGIDFNYSDEVPIVTKLIDKLPFYSTKEKSNINITAEAAYIKPGHSKAINTPFDNTGIANIDDFEGAITNLNLGGFNFNQWSLSSTPSATALSINQFREANLDNDLAYGANRAKLNWYVMDLGTNRTNQDNTNPYTRIIQQTELFTNRQVQPGQQQLFTFDLSYYPEERGPYNFDNRNGIFGVSNGFSIRNNNIVLNRPETRWGGIMRYFQNSDFEAANYESIEFWMLNPFMDRQDGTSHADNEEGEIIFNLGSISEDIIKDNFLYFENALPTTQRRVPVTGTRFGKATVSIPMVNGFDLNEGKAQDLGFDGLNDAGELKQFESWLTANNVNTLESVAKDPANDNFIFFNDESLRNEPSLLNRMKFFNGAEGNAPLDNSNSNEFIRGNRFPDTEDINNNKSLDQTEAFYEYKIKIKKLRGSNELDTTILGNHYRQTTLVTAPNGNVEKWYRFQVPINEGIAVNGISGFRAIQFMRLYLTNFKSPKTFRLADFQLQRSQWRKQLSVCKTDGPNPTEFSIDDVGIEENSGKLPFNYVTPKGVVRTQAFSTFANLLQDERSMVMKFKNFPDDCELSMTKLANVNLVQYKRLQMFVHAESAPEGPKIEDGKLAIVLRLGKDFDNSNNTNVKTKGANNYYEYILPLTMSKSGVQTQDNIWPDKNYINIPLDSLLELKRFRIKNNIHVRDTVEMIINPEKGDKIRMIGNPSLGAVKVFQVALKNLESNSEYNGEVWINELRVTGFNESGGGAAIGKVQLQMADLGELNFSANYSSIGFGALDKRLMERNREETFQFDIAANIDAGKLLPPALKISAPVYAQLQKTYITPQFDPFDQDLEVGEKLNLIENSTKRDSLKEIAREQITIRTFNVTNVRTQAGGTGKPWSPANVAFSYAYTENTKSDPLIKQDKAVNRSIGLDYVFARQTKYIEPLKFIKIPALKLLSEFNFSLLPSNFSFTSRMINQDNSRTFRLPNTPVFIFDDKRYRWERNYVLDWDITKSLRFNFRATSNSIIDQIRQAGIAESAEEREWFDPEGRNVTQNVIDDPEYPGRYRNQNIRNLGRSKNYTHNASLNYRLPFRSVPILDWINGAADYKAEYGWDGGSLITIDDLGTPLGNVIRNSQNAGFNVTFDFSKLYNKFSYLKAIESGKATRAPRKRSTPTDRKSSNPSDVSKASDQVSDDTDAKTQSKKQEKEDKPRDPSMAERIILRPLMLVRSVKFNYKDDRSTIIPGFMPQTQLLGQSEGFASPGWDFIGGVQPNLAGDDNWLTRNKSWFNPSYNFNDALSQTKRQTFDAKLLIEPFKDFSIDVSMKKGYQENHTEVFRNKKMDGSDKYLQLAKYDVGSFDASFFAMNTLFDESFGLYNQFKQNREIISRRLPNISNPGVHPADPSYVEGYGPTHNSVIVPAFIAAYTRQSAFDVALDQQKVFASNTYIPKPNWQLNYNGLSKLKMFKNIFSNIAIKHGYTSSIRINNFQTSPNFNSKDPFIELSPNNNYYSRLEIPAVSIQEQFVPIIGVSVKTVKDMKLDFEFKMTRALELGITQLRENKSKEIVLGGGYIIKNVKTSKAKKPKKAKKGDVADDSPIDSPTRTSVAKSRDIRINLSYSLRDDISQIYDLLTGIDAQADRGSKTVTLNPTIEYDVNKNLALRFYFDYSKITPRTTLSFPVTTIRSGVTLRFNIN